Genomic DNA from Hordeum vulgare subsp. vulgare chromosome 2H, MorexV3_pseudomolecules_assembly, whole genome shotgun sequence:
ATGTGGCTTCTATACTTCACTACCTTAAGAGAAGTATATGTACTTTCATTCCTCAATAAAAAGATAGACAGGCTGTACGTGTTGTTACGTAATCTTTCTTTATAAAACTTTTCTGCCCCCTGATTTCAATTGGGATGGGCCCTAGCCACTAATCCTTATCCAACAAATTACCTCCACATCATTTTTTACGTAAAATCCTCACTTAAGTTTACGTGGGTCTAGCATTGCTCCATTGGATATGGTCGAAAGAAAGAAGCGGAGGGGACTAGTGCTTTTATACGGAATTATGAAATTTGTACATAAAATAAGTGCCTAACCAAAACGAAgataagaaagaaaaaaaggaacaaAGGCTATGTACACAACTACGTATATAGCATCACGTCGTCCTTGCAAGGAAGACGCGTGACGAAGTTGAAGAGCAGCAGTTTGGTTCTGCTCCGGAACCACGGGGGCAATAAGAAGTATAGCCCCGTCACCAAGGTCACCACCCGAAACGGAGTCAAGTAGAGTATGACGGCCGTCACCAGCGAAAGCGCAGTGAAGACGGGCGTCAACCTGGGATCGTGCCAGCTAAACAAGGACTGTACGCGCTCCCCCTGCCCAGCCAGGTCGCCGAGCACCATCTGCACCGTGCCGGCGATCCCCCTCAGTCGATCATACCTCGCCTGCACAACATCCGCCGGCTTGGAGGTTGGGAATGTGTCGAATTCCTCATCAAGCTCGTCGGTGTATGccagatgtgtgtaccaccacagCACCGCATTTATGTGCGGCGGCTGCAACGTGTCCAACTCCTCGCGCAGCTCATCTGGGTACGCAAGCTCCGCGCGCGACAACACCGTGTCTATGTGCGATGGTTCCCGCGGCCGCTGCCGGTAGTTCCATGCCCCGATCATGGTCATGCAGAGGAACACGGTGGGTAGGATCAGCTCCGGGTGGCACACCAGCTTCAGGAATACCACGTGCACCAGAATCGTCTTTAATGGTTTCTTCCACCTGCAGATGTCGTCGAACCACTTCCCAACCGCGACCACATCGGATAAGAGCGTGGTGATCCTGCGGGCGTGGGCTTTGCTCCGGCGCAGGCTGAACATGTAGGATTCGACATCGAGCACATACTCCGCCACCTCCATCTGCAGTGGCGGGTCGGCCCTGGCAAGCCGCAAGGCCACCATCTTCATCGCCTGGAACATGAGGTGGTTTTGTTCCTGCATGAAGATGGCGGCCGTGTAGTGCATCTTGGGGAGCAGCGGTTTGGCGTACATGGCCAGCATTTTGGCCCAGGACTTGCAGGTGAAGCGGGCGGCAAGGTGGAGCTCCCCCGTCGCCTGCAGCCCTGGGGGGCTCAGCCTCAGCGCCAAGAGCCGGTAGTAGTGCGTGTACACGCGGTCACTCTCGAGGGTGGCGAGGCGGATGCGCACCTTGCCGATCCTCTGGTGCCTAGACTCGCCGTTGGTGTCATCAAAGACCGCGATGGTGATGACGGTGCTGACGTCGAACACGTCCCAGGTGTACTTCTCGTTCCACTGCGGCGCCGCCGTGGCAAACATTGTGCGCGTGCGGACCCACTTCCTGCCGTACTTGGCGACCACGTACAGGTTCTTCATGCCAGGCAGGTCATGCGCGCCAAGTATTTCCACCTCCAGGACGCCAATGGCGCTCTTGCGGAGCTTCTTCGATCAGGCATCATCAACAAGAAGAAGTATGTGTGTTAAATATAACAAGCATTTTCACTAATTTAATTAACATACTTCCATTGAAATGTCCGATCCATCTTCAAATATAATATATTACTTCCGTCCCAAATTACTTATCTTACATTTATTTAGATACTAAAACGATGGAGGGATTAGTTTGTTTGCGAGATACAAGAAAATTACAGGGAATTAGGGGGACCATTAGCCCTATGGATCGTCCCCCCTCAACCATTTATAGCGGGGACTAGTTGTACTAGGCTTAGTTATTTGGGCTATTAGCAACGATATGGGCTAAGCTAGTGTCATCAAGCCCAAAACAAACGAATCTCATGCGGGAATATAGTTTTTAAATATGTAACTTTTATtgcatataatatatatttagctaGTTAAATTGATAACCTAGAATTACACGCATGCCCTATATACTTGGACGGAGGCAGCAGTAACAAAGGTGAATCCTTGAATGAACCGTTTAAGTAATAGTAAAGCACATTTGTTTATTAAAAAAAGGAAGAAAGGTGAAGTATGTGGTAATCACAGAACCCTCAGGTGACCACCATCTCAAAGCTCAGCCGGCAGCAAGTCGCTGCTATAGTCCGTCAGTTCATTGAGCACGTGGTACCCCGTCTCAATGGTCAGCCGCAGACGGATCCCGCCGGCGACCTCGTCCACCGTCGTCCCTCGCCACAGGGTGAACCACTGGGGGCGCACCGACTTGGACAGGTCACTGCGGGGCAGGGACTCCACGGGGATGACCACGTGACCGATAGGCTCGTCGTGGCCAAAGGACACATGCTCCTCCACGGTGACTACCAGCGGCAGCGGGTCATCTGACGGCTCGCTGGCCACGAAAAAGAACTTGAGGTTCCACGCTGGGATCGCCGACCCCTGCAGCTGCCTCTGCTCCGTCCGCCTGATCTGATTGCCCATCTCTAACTTAGTGCTGATGGTGGGCACGAGGGAGCGGCGCCGGCTCTCCTCGGTGGGCACGAGGTCTCGAACTGAAAGGACCACGACCATGACGTACACGAGCTTGGGGGAGTAGTACACTTTGTAGCGCGTGtcattggtgagcccctcctgggAAAGGGAGTGATCTTCCAAGGGCCATGCCTTGTGGAAGGCCACTTCGGCCATCGCAGGCGCTGTTGCATGGCCGACCGTCTCGCCCCCCAGCGGAAGCGTATCTCTCACAGTCATAGGGCCTGGTACGAGAAACCGGAACGCTCTAGGGTCATTGTTGTTCCTCTTTCTCCCTAAGGTACAAGATGCAGCTTCCGCCGTCTGCCCATTGACAGTGGTGCAGTCCCGTTAGTCTTTGTCAAATACTATATCGTGAGGAAAAAAGTAAAGACAATGGTAGAAAAACAAAGCCAAAAATTGCTACATTTTTTTTGGTTGTTTTGTGTCtagttatttttttatttttcaatgttaattttatttttcaTTAGTTGTTTTGTGTCTAGTTATTTTTCCGTTCCTCTGGCTGTGTTGTTCTCATTAATAATGCTCTTGGGTTTTCATGACCATCAATCTTATTTTGTTTTGGAACCTTTCGCATCACATAATTCATTTTATTATTTTGGTTAAGTTTAGCTTCTTGCCGTCAAGCACCTTATATTTTTTTTTGCCATCGTCTTGATTTTGCAACAATAGTTCACGCACGCCGCTGCATGCAAAGGATCCCAACAGGTGGGTACGAAGGTCCAAAGTTGAGGCATAATCTATGTACTTATGCTCTTTTGCTCTCTCCCATTTTATTGCAGTACTTGCTTGCTAAATTGAGGCAATTGCCCCTCTTTCTTAGCTAAGaataatttctccattgttcctagGAAGAAGTTCATGTTTACCCTTTCCCAAGGTATAAAAGAAAAGAGGCATATCCTACCCTTTTATCTATGCAGATTAAATTTACAGGATGGTTTAACTTTATCTCAAATTTACTACTCCCTTTGATCGAGGTTACCCTTTTGGTTGGTGCCAATTCTGAGTCAATCAATTGTTGCTTATTAATAAAAGAATAGCATTTCTCTTACAGATAATAAAAACATCCACATTGATGATATTTATACCATTTTGTAATACGTTTATTCATAAAAAAGCATGCTAGCCTACCAACATACATTGTCATGTGTTAGCTAGATTAATGTTTGGTATTTACTATTTGTTGCCTATTTGTAACAAATTGTCAAATGTTACAATGATTCTCTAATTTACTTAGTGTTACTTTCGTACCAATTTCTACGTTTTAATTTTTATCGCTCTAGACCCTCAAATTAATAGACATGTTTCATCGTGGAAAAACACATGGTACTTAGCAAGAGATTCTCATTTCCGCTCTTATTATCTATTACCTAGTATTTGCTTTTACTTTTATTTCCCCAATTCTATAAAAATATGCATACATATACCTGCAGCAACGCGTGTGGTATCCTGTAGTTATTTTATATATCTGTGGTCGAACATAAACAACATTATGTGttcgactcccccccccccccccccacacacaaagCTATTAGTACTATTGAATCAGAGGTAGTGCGTAGAAATGGCTTCACAGCAGGGATCCGAGTGGTATCTATATCTACTCTGAATTAAAGGAAGAAATACATGAACTCTGAAATCTTGAACATACCTGAATACTTTCCACTTGGTGAAGCCTGTTAATAATATCTCGTGAACTAGCTGGTCTCTTATTTGGATTGAACGCTGTACACTCTAAAGCTATCTCGTAGCATGCTTGTATTTGTTCGCATAGTGTGTCTCGTTGTGATATCTCCAACCTATCACTCCAGctttgaagtacctaaaaagttgtggTGGTAATTTATTCTCTAAGAAATGGATCAACAACatattttatacatgaaagtcTAATACGTATGTTATATAGACAACAACCAATACATTCAAGCACCAAACTAAGAACAAAAAAATTCTCCACAAAGGTAAACGCTGTCCCCATAATTTTGAGTCATatatattatcatgtcaactgcaCTTTCACAAATGAATCATCAAACCTAAGGGAAAAACTTCTCTCAAAAACAAGCTCAAATGTTGTCTTTTGAAGCCAAACCGTGTAACCCACTAGACAATTAATAGATGTTCTTCCAGAAATGAAATTTTGCAACATCTGAAACTAATACACAATGGAAAATATGCATATTAGAAGAGTGATAATCATTTAAAGTCGATCCTTATTAGCCAAAAAGGAAATAGAGTTTTATCTTTCTAACAATGGCATATACTGTTCTTACATCGTGAGGAGATTGATACCCCTTCTGTCCGGTGAGTATTTCTATTATAATAACTCCAAGACTATATAAGTCAGCGCTGTATACGATTTCACCCCCTTGGCGAACTTCTGGTGCCAAGTATCCTCTGTATGGAAATGCAAAAGGTCTCACCGATTAATGTATAAAGAGATGGAAATTTAGTTTACATATCATAAAATATGTAGATTTCAAGAGAAGTAGTTAGCTTACAGTGTTCCCAATATAGTTTTGGTAATATCTCGACTTTCATTTTCATTGAAGCATCTCGACAAGCCAAAATCAGCAATTTTAGGTGACATGTTATTGTCGAGCAGTATATTGGCGGGTTTTAAATCCAAGTGAACAATAAGATTCTCATGAAGGTACTGCAGACCTTCACAAATCCCTTTGATTATTTTATAGCATGTACCCCACTCACGATGTGCATCTATAAAGGGAAGAAGCAAAAAAGGTTTTAGAATTTGATATTTTAACTTTTTAATAGAAAGAAACATTTTGCAATTTTTAATATATgaagaaaataaagagaaaagtTAGGTCACATCTCGTACCAGCGATATATTTATCGAGACTCCCTTTAGGTATATACTCGAAGCAAAGCAATCTTTGTTGTATATCTGCCATGACTAATTTTTCATTGTATCTTTGCATACTTCCTTGTGTGTCAGCACAATATCCAAGAAACCTTACTACATTTTCGTGCTTTACCCGCATCAAGCATTCAACCTCTCGGTGAAATTCTTTTTCATGCAAATGAGCATTAGACAACCTCTTGACGGCGACTGCCCTATTGCCAAGTATTCCCTATAATTCACAGTTGTTAGTACATCATCGATTTGAGTTTCCTGATCAAGCTTGATTAAGTTTGGAACAGTCTTGTCATGTATGGTACCTTATAAACCACTGCAAATCCACCACTTCCAATCTCTTGGTCATGAGAAAAATCACTTGTGATGTCCTCCAAAAGAGATAGTGGCAAGGCCTTGGGTTCGGCGTCTTCGTCGTTTAACATGTGCTCTAGGTCACTTCGAGCAATACAAGCTTTGCGTTCCATTTGTATTTAGTATGTAAGTAACCTGCAAACCATGCAACTCATCCTATATAATAGTAGAATAAAATAGGCGATCCAAAATAATAAGTAACCATGCAACCGTGCATAGAGAAACAATTGTGCTATTTATATTCAAGAAATATTTACAACTATGAAATAATTAAATACAATATATCATATCTGATTTTAGTTTCAGTTATCATATTATTAGTGGAAATACTACTGTTCCAatcttgctcaaatattttgcaaTCAATTTCCGCTGCAACATGCAAGGTACCATTTATATAGTGTTTAATATGGTTTATTCTCCTTTTCTACATAAAAAGCTATTTATATATGTATATGAGCCAAGCTAGCAGATCCAAATGCAGAATTACGTAGGTTATATGCAGTAAGATCACTCACCTATATGTATATAAGAAAGTTATTTTTATGCAGTCAGAATATATACTCGCCTATACAGAAACCGAAAGAAGCAAATTCCTACAATTTCTGGTAAAAGAGAAACAGAATGCAGCAATTTTGATTTTGACACCGCTAGCTGCAAATTGCTGGAAAATCGATCCGACAGTGTCGTGATCAACGATGAAAATAGCAGTTTGCAGCCGACAGACCCCGGTAAGCCGCAGGTTCTTTACTTAAAGTTAGCGAGGAGATCATCTGCAAGAGCATGCCAGCCAAAAAGAGAAACAAAATTGATAATTACTAGTACCTGGACAAGTCCTGCTGCTTCCTAGGGAAGGCGATGAAGCTTCGTGAAGAAAGAGGAGATATACTAGCAATTTTCCGAGTCAACTGCACTTTTAGAGAAGAGTACACGCTTTACAGATAATTGAGCTGCCTCTAGATGAacttgtgcgtgtgtgtgtggcgCCAGCCACATCCATCATGATATAATCACATCCTGGTGAGGTTCCGCGGCTCGGAAGAAGTCTACGACGCGTACGCGTGAAATTGAAATCAAAGCAGATACGGACGGATGGTGCACGTCCCTTTAAAGCATCTCTCACAGACCTCTTATAAGAGCAACTCCCgtaaaacgcgtttgcagtttACGCAAAATCGTTATTGCGGGCCGGCACGGGCTGACACAGATGAAGACCCCGTATAATGGACACGTAAAAAAGTATATTCACggaatatgcttttttacgggtcggcttctGCGGGTTCTGATCTGGCGCAGCTCCTCCTGGTCCGTAAAACTTAGATTTACAATTTAAATTAATCTAGTACAATGCTTTTCTTTGCTTTTGCAACAACATTATAGATACAAAAGATATCACCAATTCTTGGCTAGAATAGCAaaaccaaagaaaacaaaaaccacaagtatgcatttcagaagatttccgtCTTCCATAACTGCTCCCACAAGTTGAATCAATATCTTCTCCATGCACTCATTGCTGATATGCAGATTCTTGATCTTGCTTTCTTCATCCTTCATCTTTGGTTCCAAAGAAGTAGACGTTGCTTCCCCTTTAGTTGCACATGCAGTCGCATCATTGTCATCGATTGTACTAAGAAGTGCACtaacatctattaagtttctttctatcaCCAAATCAATGTATTGGCCTTCCAAAAACAAAAATGAGCATCCATCATCCTACACAAAAGAATGAGGAAGCTCGAAGTGAGCTACCGTAATTGAACTAAAGAATGATCTATGAAACGAGCTACCACAAGTGCACGTACCCCGTCATTTTCGCATTTGTAGAACACCCATCCGGGGTGCGTCGGTGTGCCCGAAGTGAGCCGCAACACTTGGCGCCAGCAGTCGTCGCACTGTCGCAGCATCGGAGGTGAGGGCGATGTACATCTCATCCTGCATTTTGGCCTTGCGGCgtcactcctcctccttctcgtcgaaCTCACGCGCCTTCGCAAACCCCTGCTCGTAGAGGACGACAACGatttcctcctcccgccggcggtgttgcgcttcctcctcctcctcccgcgcaCTACGCGCGAGGATGGAGGCCTCCATGGCGTCCGCCTCCGCCGGGGGAGAAAGTCCTCTGGCCCGACGATGCCATCTCCCCATCGCTCCGGGTCCGGGTCCGCCTCTGGCTCCCTTTTCATCGTGTGGATATggggagctcctccggctccctttTCATCGGGGTGAGCGGCGAACGGGAGCATGAGGCCCCGACGGAGCTGCCCGCAGCGGAGGAGCTCCCTCCGGTGGAGTAGAGCCGTGCATGTGCGCGGCCATATTGGAGAAACGACGGTGGCTCTTGGCTGCGGTTCGTGTATTTCCGCGTGGCTCTCTTCCTCGGATGTGATTTGCGGGCCATTGTAAAAAAAATACGTGCCTTGCGACTATACAGGATCTGATCTGACCAAGAAAACAACTAGACCTGTGTAGTCGTCCGATTTTTATAAGGGTTAATTATCCTTTTGCCCTCAGTGTCTAAATCGCAGTATCGCATCCACAGCAAGTTCGTCCGGACAGACACGGTGCATTTGGTTCATAGCCCTCACACACTATATAAGCATGCCTTTAGCTCGGTGACAATGGTTGAACATTCTGTATACTCGCACCCCCCACAAGCAAACACTAAGCCTCCACGATCGAGACGTAGGTTCTTTACCACTCTTGaatggggcctgaactcatacatccgagTGTGACCACTGCGCTGTAGCTAGGCTCCGCCCTCCGTTCGTACCCCTGATACtattgtcaggttcattcccaggACACACGCCGCCGCCTCCTGCCATCCCTGTCGGCTACAACAGGCCCATTGACGCGTCATGGCCGCCGCTGCCCGCCATCACCGATGTAGGGGACCAAGATCTGGCCGCCACTAACTCAGATCTCCGGACGCCAGAGGAGGTCAACCGCCGCCGCGCCACAGGGCCTTTGCCAAGCGATGGTGCCGGTGGCGTCAGAGGGACGGGTGCGGGGGAAGTCGAGGGGAATGGCGGTGGTGGCCGCCCGGTGCAGCCTGATGGTGGTCGCGGGGGGCGGGGGTTTCATGcctcaaaatttctgaaatttaggATTTTGTTTTCTGTCGTTTTCTGAAATTTCTGTTTACCTGGGTGAGTAGCCACACCGTAAAAGAGGAGAGAGGTATTCGTGTCAGCTCAGTTTCATTCATCTTCAATAAGAAGGTACGTGGTGCAGCATTACACccactcgtcgtcgtcgtttgaaCTGTCAAGCACGGCCAGCCACAAGAAATTTCGCTCGTCTCATTCATTACCCACGACTATGTCCTCTCTAATAATTTGTTGAAATGAATCAAAAGTTGATCGATCAACCTTCAACCATGTTTGATTGATATATAAATTAATTATTAGTACGTAATGGAAACATACACTGCTGGGACTCGTTAGTGAGAAAACATAGACCGTAAGATTAGCTTGTTGGTCAAATCACCACCTTTGAATACGGTGTGCTTCCTCCAATGCATGAAATGACACAATTTTTTTTCCAGCATGTGGGCATGCTAATGGCAGGCCTCCATGCAaaatttgaaggaattcgaacacCAAACGCACATTGTGTCATGCTCGGCTAGTGTTTTACGATTTTTTCCGTTAGAAAAACCCAAGAAAATGCATAAAATGTAAGAATTCAATGAACTTTATCATAAATGCTTGTCATGGTGATTCCAGCGTGCCCGAAAAATGGGTCCATTTTATTGTTTTAGAAAAAGTGCATCCAGACTTACCTTACCAGCCTACCTGAACCATCAGCTTTGAACATGGTGTGCTTCTTGCCATTTATGAAATGACATCAAATTTTGTCAGCATGTGGGCATACTCATGACAGGCCTTCATGCAAAAATAATTCGTTCACCGAACGCAAATTGCGTCACGTTCGGTTAGTGTTTTAGGTTTTTTCACCGAAAACACCTTAGAAAATGTGTATACTGTGAGAACTCAATAaatttcttcatggatgcttgGCATGATGATGCTAGTGTGCGTGGGGGAAGTTTTAGGTCCGTTCTATTGATGtgagcattttttgaaaaagaaaaggaagaaaaaaggaaaacaaagaataacaagaaagaaaaaggaaagatggATAATAAACAAGTTGCTGATTTatatattttcatttttatttttctatttaataAATGTTTACAAAACTTATTTTTttattgtcattgttttttttatGTGAGCGTGTTTCCATTTAAACAAGCAATAAATGTTCCTTTATTTAAACGAACAATTTTCTATTTATTAGTTGTTCAGAAATGTAATTATATGATGTGAGCATTTTTCTattaaaagaaataattttttgACATATGATTACCAATTTCTAAAAAATGCGAATAATTATACTTTATGAACCAAATTTTTAAAAAtgatcattttttgaaattcGTAAAAAATtataagtgttatatgttttttgaaaaagaaaaataaatgaaaaaagaaaaaaaagaatagaAAAGACAAAAAAAAAGTGATAAAAGGACCGGTTCCATAATGGGCCGGCTCATGAAAACCATTGTTGGTTAGTGTGGTTCTTGTTTGATAAGTAGCATGAAATAAGAAGAAAAGTAAATTGACACAACCATTAGGATGTCCTAGTTGGTTAGTGTGGTTCTTGTTAGATTGAGAGGTCTTGAGTTTAGTGCACGGCGCTTGCACTATTTTTGGAGCTTAACTTAAGAAAATGAATATGACGCCTTGCACGTGTCACACATATAGATGTGTATACGACTTGATGAACTGACCATACTGCTCATATACAGTTTGtgaagagagggggggggggggaggcatcTTAAGACTTTTGCTTaattaaaaaatgaaaaaatatttTCTAATCACAACAATTTGACATTATGGATTTTGATATATTTAtttgcaaattttataaaatTTAAAAGGTTTGACATTTTTAAAAAAGTAATGCACAAAGTGATTAGGTTTGTTTTAATCTAACAACGCAACAAAGCACGTCCAGTTGAGGAGCAAGTTTGATCTATATTTTTTAGAACTAAAAGCACGTTTGGTTTGGTCCCTGCATCTGCACGAGAACCATTGTTCTATGTCCAACAAATTCCATTTAGGGCCCAAACCAAAGGTGTGAGCTAGTTTTTTGTTTTACGATGAAAGATGTAAGTGAGTTGATGACGCGGCCGATGTACTACATGCTGAAGACTAACCCAGGCCGTACTGCACACACCGCACAAACCAAAGGCGTCGAGAAAGGTCTCAAGCATGGCAAGGCACAAGAAGTTTCGCTCGTCTCATTCATTAGCCACGACTATGTCCTCTCTAATAAATTCTCGAAATGGACCAAAAATTGATGGATCAACCTTCAGCCATGTTTGATTGATATAGAAATTAATTATTAGTACGTGATGGAAACATACACTGATGGGACTCGTTCGTGAGAAAACATAGACCGTAAGATTAGCTTGTTGGTCAAAATACGACTGCAGCGTTTTGGTACTGAGGCGACACTGGTCCCGGTATCTGAACCGTTCAGTGCCCTCAGGAGGAATGACTTCCAAAAAGGTGTGCGCAGAACACATTTAGATGCCACATAATTATTACACATttaaatctctccctaataataataaagcaaatagggttttTAGTCGTCCGTCGTTGGCTGTTTTACAAAAAAGTCCCTCAGTTTTTTCATAATCAACCCGCGATCCTTCATTAAGTGGAAAAAACGTTTCGTTTTTAAGTAAAAGTCCCTGTCCTCCACCGGTCCAGGGATGGGGTGGATCCGATCTggctgaggaggcggcggcggtggtcatAGGTGGATGCGAGGCCGAGGGGCGCGTGGGGCGGCCGGATCCATGGCGATCCGGGCCGGATCCCGCCGAGGCTGGAGGCGGCGACGCGCGGGGCGGCGAAGTGCGGCGGAAGGAACCGCTCGGCCGGGGCGGCAACTGTCGGGACccggatcctaagtcataggaatccagcttgtaaca
This window encodes:
- the LOC123428555 gene encoding FT-interacting protein 3-like, producing the protein MERKACIARSDLEHMLNDEDAEPKALPLSLLEDITSDFSHDQEIGSGGFAVVYKGILGNRAVAVKRLSNAHLHEKEFHREVECLMRVKHENVVRFLGYCADTQGSMQRYNEKLVMADIQQRLLCFEYIPKGSLDKYIADAHREWGTCYKIIKGICEGLQYLHENLIVHLDLKPANILLDNNMSPKIADFGLSRCFNENESRDITKTILGTLGYLAPEVRQGGEIVYSADLYSLGVIIIEILTGQKGYQSPHDVLQSWSDRLEISQRDTLCEQIQACYEIALECTAFNPNKRPASSRDIINRLHQVESIQTAEAASCTLGRKRNNNDPRAFRFLVPGPMTVRDTLPLGGETVGHATAPAMAEVAFHKAWPLEDHSLSQEGLTNDTRYKVYYSPKLVYVMVVVLSVRDLVPTEESRRRSLVPTISTKLEMGNQIRRTEQRQLQGSAIPAWNLKFFFVASEPSDDPLPLVVTVEEHVSFGHDEPIGHVVIPVESLPRSDLSKSVRPQWFTLWRGTTVDEVAGGIRLRLTIETGYHVLNELTDYSSDLLPAAKKLRKSAIGVLEVEILGAHDLPGMKNLYVVAKYGRKWVRTRTMFATAAPQWNEKYTWDVFDVSTVITIAVFDDTNGESRHQRIGKVRIRLATLESDRVYTHYYRLLALRLSPPGLQATGELHLAARFTCKSWAKMLAMYAKPLLPKMHYTAAIFMQEQNHLMFQAMKMVALRLARADPPLQMEVAEYVLDVESYMFSLRRSKAHARRITTLLSDVVAVGKWFDDICRWKKPLKTILVHVVFLKLVCHPELILPTVFLCMTMIGAWNYRQRPREPSHIDTVLSRAELDLAYTDELDEEFDTFPTSKPADVVQARYDRLRGIAGTVQMVLGDLAGQGERVQSLFSWHDPRLTPVFTALSLVTAVILYLTPFRVVTLVTGLYFLLPPWFRSRTKLLLFNFVTRLPCKDDVMLYT